AGAAGATGTAACAATGGTTGGATTTGAAATTGTTGCTTTTGCAGGAGATGCGCGTTCAAAATTGTTGGAAGCATTAAAAAAAGCAAGAAATAACGAATTTGAAATGGCAAGAACTTTAGTAAAACAGGCTGAAGAATGTCTTGTTGAAGCACATAATTCACAAACAAAAATGATACAGCAGGAAGCAGGTGGAGAAAATATTGAGATAGGATTTATTGCCGTTCATGCACAGGACCATCTTATGACAACAATTTTGTTAAAGGATATAA
This genomic stretch from Leptotrichia sp. oral taxon 218 harbors:
- a CDS encoding PTS lactose/cellobiose transporter subunit IIA, which codes for MTKEDVTMVGFEIVAFAGDARSKLLEALKKARNNEFEMARTLVKQAEECLVEAHNSQTKMIQQEAGGENIEIGFIAVHAQDHLMTTILLKDIIEDFIELYQRKG